Below is a window of Wenzhouxiangella sp. XN201 DNA.
GCAAGTTGCTCGTCGGTGGTGAACGCGAGGGCAGCACCGTCCGCCCGGCCGTGGTCGAGAATGTGCCGGCCGACAGCAAGCTGCGGGTCGAGGAAGTATTCGGGCCGGTCGTCACGCTGGAGCGCTTCAGCGACTTCGACGCTGCGCTCGATACCATCAACGATTCACGCTATGGCCTGCAGGCCGGCCTGTTCATTCGCGATATTGGCAAGATCAACAAGGCCTGGAACCGGCTGGAAGTGGGCGGGGTGATCATCAACGACGTGCCTTCCTTCCGCGTCGATCACATGCCCTATGGCGGCGTGAAGGACTCCGGGCTCGGCCGTGAAGGCATCCGCTATGCGATCGAGGATATGACCGAGATTCGCTTGCTGGCGATTCGCGACATCTGATGGATCCGGCCTGCCAGGGGCACGATGTGTCGGCGACTGATCACTCCGGCGGCGGCTGTTCGAAGCGATCCCCGAATAGCGGTGCGATGCTGAAGGAGTCGCTGAGTGCGCCGTCGATCGTCGGGTTGGCCGATCGGGCCCGTAGCCGGTAGGTTCCAGGGTCAGGGATCGACAGGTCGGAAAAGATGGCGCGGTGGTTCTGCGTTTCGCGCTCGTTCGTGCCGACAAGGGTGCAGTGCCCGGTGCAGCCATCCAGTTCGAGCGAGATCCGGATTTCGGGGCCCTGCGCGGTCTGCCCGGCGGCATCGATGGACTCGATCTCGATGGCAGGCAGGGGCTGGCCGGGTTCACGATCCGCCGGCTGCGTGGCGAAGGCCAGTGTCACGGCCTCTCCTGGTGCGCCCAGATTCAGTCCGGCCAGAGCAAAGTCCTGGCGGGGCGCGGCCGGCTGCCAGGGGTCGAGTGCGTCGCCAGCGATATTGGCGGCCAGCACTTTGATGACGATTTCGCCACCCTGGTGCTGGTCCGGGGACAGCACCACGCCCTCCAGGTTGTTCCTGCCGTCCGGAGTGCCTTCGGGTCGGGACAAGCCCGTGGTCGGGTCGATATCGTTGCCATAGTATTCCGTGCCATTGGCGGTGACGACGAGATCGAGATCGTTGACCCAGGCCGGGGTGGTCCCACCCGTCCCCGGACCCGGTGCATCGGTCCAGGCCAGGCGGATGCTGACCGGCTGGTCGGCGTGGTGGATGATGTAGCTTCCCTGCCAGGACTGGCCCGTGGCCGTCAGGGTCACGATCTGATCGATGAGCGTGAGATTGGATTCCGGCTGCAGTGCCCGGGAGGCGTTCAACCGACCCCAACCCTGCTTGCGGTCGGGCCGGTGGTCCAGGACGTTGCCGTTGGCGTCGAGTTGTCCCGCGAGATCCCTCGCGGTCGCGCTCAAAACCGCGCGGCTCAGGGCCGGACTGGGTAATGTGCCGAACTGATCCCTGTGCTGCTCGAAGAACAATGCGGTGGCCCCTGCCACCACCGGCGCTGCCATTGATGTGCCGCATAGCAAGCCGTGCGCGGTGTCGCTTCCCGAAGTCGTTGAATCCGTGTAACAACCCGGTGCGACCAACTGCGGCACCTGCCGGCCGTCGCATGCCGGGCCATGGGCACTGTTGGCGGAGATATCGAAAATTTCGCGCTTGGAACTCTGCAATGCAGTCGAGCCGACCGACAGCAGGTTCTTGGCCTCGTCCGGCGCGCCCAGCGAGGATGGCGAACACTCGCCGTCGCCTCGATCGCCATTACCGTTCATGATAGCCCAGACCGCCAGAATGGGCTGGGCGCCGGGGGCATCCGGATCGGCATCGCGGGTGATCATGTCGACGTGGCGGGTGGGAATGTCATAGCCACGCGGCGTCCCGGCCGGGCCCCAGGAGTTGTTGGAGATGACTGCGCCGCTGAGCGCCGATTCATGAAAGATCGTAAGCATGCCGTTGGGAACCATTGAACCCTCACCGTCCGGGCCGCCATCGAGAAAATCCGGATAGCGCTGCTCAATCAGCCTGGCTTCGGGCGCCATGCCGAGGCCGCGCAGAAAGCCTTCTCCATCGACGATCCCGGTTAGGCCGGAACCGGCGATGGCGCCAGCGACGTGCGTGCCGTGGAAGTCGTTGGCCGAGGTGCAGGAAGTCAGTTCTTCGCCGGTGCTCACGCAATCGCGGAAGCG
It encodes the following:
- a CDS encoding S8 family serine peptidase, encoding MLCLCLFEPAQADERWLRIDAPESGARTSLPAEAIDYGSFIWLPEQAAARARLPGRVQAFERPFDYEIDGIHFDPAGGFPAFEPEWMASRRDAAADFHLVQFRGPVKPEWLEALREIGLDPVQYRAPLSYIVWGSPTEAARARDLSFVRFGARLPPIMRVPGRDRHRPDAHTNAMALIYAAQRFETIAALEALGVTVRTVRSSGLQLDQLHLEAEPEMFAQLAAIPGILALQQIADDGGPRGEMSNQSVVGGISGDQVVPGYSEWLNGTELSGEDIIVSVVDGGILRSHVDFDSRFRDCVSTGEELTSCTSANDFHGTHVAGAIAGSGLTGIVDGEGFLRGLGMAPEARLIEQRYPDFLDGGPDGEGSMVPNGMLTIFHESALSGAVISNNSWGPAGTPRGYDIPTRHVDMITRDADPDAPGAQPILAVWAIMNGNGDRGDGECSPSSLGAPDEAKNLLSVGSTALQSSKREIFDISANSAHGPACDGRQVPQLVAPGCYTDSTTSGSDTAHGLLCGTSMAAPVVAGATALFFEQHRDQFGTLPSPALSRAVLSATARDLAGQLDANGNVLDHRPDRKQGWGRLNASRALQPESNLTLIDQIVTLTATGQSWQGSYIIHHADQPVSIRLAWTDAPGPGTGGTTPAWVNDLDLVVTANGTEYYGNDIDPTTGLSRPEGTPDGRNNLEGVVLSPDQHQGGEIVIKVLAANIAGDALDPWQPAAPRQDFALAGLNLGAPGEAVTLAFATQPADREPGQPLPAIEIESIDAAGQTAQGPEIRISLELDGCTGHCTLVGTNERETQNHRAIFSDLSIPDPGTYRLRARSANPTIDGALSDSFSIAPLFGDRFEQPPPE